In one window of Salvelinus sp. IW2-2015 unplaced genomic scaffold, ASM291031v2 Un_scaffold2030, whole genome shotgun sequence DNA:
- the LOC112072762 gene encoding ribonuclease P protein subunit p38-like — protein MATPGKVSKKERKKQIPAKTSLNSPYRLQWSPLQSDDVHFILDTLKSKLSATGLEKKEVKGFRQWGKKRNKNPPTGHDSVXEPPQILLDTVTPERPVKPREQGWTDVAARRQLAIGINEVTKALERNQLRLVLVCKSVKPPHMTSHLIALCRTRGVAACQVPRLSEXVAGLLGLKCVLALGFRQGDRNEDGTFSDTVEAIVPRVPALQVAWIPSPPSETGATVEGQVGEEEGTAEGQMEVEKGEETRGQKRKIEDISPDVTECPSCVLQPLKVKKIIPNPSKIRKPKTKKK, from the coding sequence ATGGCCACTCCAGGCAAAGTGTCGAAAAAGGAGCGGAAGAAGCAGATCCCAGCTAAGACTTCCCTGAACTCCCCCTACAGACTGCAATGGAGCCCGCTGCAGAGTGATGATGTACACTTCATCCTGGACACTCTGAAGAGCAAACTGTCAGCAACTGGCCTGGAAAAGAAAGAGGTGAAAGGGTTTCGACAGTGGGGGAAAAAGAGAAATAAGAACCCACCTACAGGACATGACTCGGTASCTGAGCCCCCACAGATACTCCTCGACACTGTAACACCGGAACGTCCTGTTAAACCCAGAGAGCAAGGCTGGACTGATGTAGCCGCTAGGAGGCAGCTGGCCATCGGCATCAACGAGGTCACCAAGGCTCTGGAGAGGAACCAGCTCCGGCTGGTGCTCGTGTGCAAGTCGGTCAAACCGCCYCACATGACGAGCCACCTGATAGCGCTGTGCCGGACGCGGGGCGTGGCGGCATGCCAGGTGCCGCGTCTCAGTGAGWGTGTGGCGGGACTGCTGGGGCTGAAGTGCGTCCTGGCACTGGGATTCAGACAAGGGGACAGGAACGAGGATGGGACGTTCTCTGACACTGTGGAAGCCATTGTACCCAGAGTGCCTGCTCTGCAGGTTGCCTGGATACCAAGCCCTCCCAGTGAAACAGGTGCAACAGTTGAGGGGCaggtaggagaggaagagggaacagCTGAGGGGCAAATGGAGGTGGAAaagggagaggagacaagaggccAAAAACGGAAAATTGAAGACATTTCTCCAGATGTTACCGAATGTCCATCCTGCGTACTTCAGCCTCTTAAAGTGAAAAAGATTATCCCGAACCCCTCTAAAATACGGAAACCAAAGACTAAGAAAAAGTAG
- the LOC112072763 gene encoding acyl-CoA-binding domain-containing protein 7-like, translating into MSLQAEFERVADDVKKVKSRPSDQELLDMYGLYKQAIFGDINIDKPGMLDMKGKAKWEAWDYRKGKIKIFSLLSECKKGIASTLAFHPLPLFQSLEHSNPVMNI; encoded by the exons ATGTCTCTTCAG GCAGAGTTTGAGCGAGTAGCAGATGATGTGAAGAAGGTGAAGTCCAGACCTTCAGACCAGGAGCTGCTGGACATGTATGGTCTGTATAAGCAGGCCATATTTGGAGACATCAACATTG ACAAACCAGGCATGTTAGACATGAAGGGAAAAGCCAAGTGGGAGGCCTGGGATTATaggaaaggtaaaataaaaatatttagtcTTCTCTCAGAATGTAAAAAAGGAATCGCCTCCACACTAGCCTTCCATCCTCTACCCTTGTTTCAGTCTTTGGAACATTCTAATCCAGTGATGAACATTTAG